CTATTTTGCTAGCTCTTTTATTCATTTAGTATTCAGTGCAGCAACGTTTGTTATAGGGGAGATGTTAGTTCTCCCAACAACGGACAGCACAATCTCCCAGTTATCTAAAGCCCAGTTAATTGGAATATTCTTTGGGTTGGCAAACGTAATTTTTGGACTAGGGCAAGCGGGTGGAAACTTTGTCGGAGGTCAATTATTGAGTGGTAGTGAAGATTATCCACTTTTGCCATGGCTTGTGTACGCCATCATCGGAGTTGTCATGGGCATCCTCATTATTATGTTGAAAAAATGGAAGCCATTGAACGACTCTTTAAAGAGTGCAGCTCAAAAAGATGGATCACCAAAACATGCTCCAAAAGTTTCTGTTGACTCTTCCCAACACAAAACACATCCTTTTAACAGCTGGGAGCCAGAAGTTTTTTTTCGGAAGAGAACGGATCCATAATGTGAAAATGTAGTAGACAATTATTACTTTGAGGCATTACCATTGAAAAATGGTAATGTCTTATTTTTGTAAGGAGAAATAAATGGCTGAATGGACTATATCCATATTTGAACAATATAGTAACGTCGCGATCATATTAAGTATTATTCTGAATACAATCATTAGCATCTTAGGCATTATTCCAAGTGTGTTTCTGACGTCAGCAAATATATATTTTTGGGGATTCTGGGAAGGGACCATGATTTCTTTTTTAGGTGAGGTCATAGGAGCAGGAGTGTCCTTCCTCATTTTTAGAAAAGGGGGAAGGGATCTCGCTCATGAGAAGTTTGGGAATCACCCACGTGTCCGCAAGCTCTTAGTAGTACAAGGCAAAGAAGCTTTTTTTCTCATATTATCGTTAAGGTTATTACCTTTTATCCCATCAGGCATTATAACTTTAACAGCAGCCATTGGCTCAGTTTCGTTTTGGGTCTTTTTTGTTTCGAGTTCTATAGGGAAAATACCTGCTTTAATGATGGAGGCTTACTCTGTTCACGAGGTCATGGAGTGGACAGTCCAAGGGAAAGTTATTTTGGCTATAGTAGGACTGGTTATTGGTCTATATGTGGTAAAAAATATAAAGCAAGCAAAAAAATAGTAAACAAGGCGATTTATATTCTGGATGTTCAAAGCTACTCCTTATCATTACTGAGGAGTAGCTTTATTCTTTATTGCTGTTTAGTATAGTTTAGTTCCCAGATGATACCGAATGGATCTTGCACTTTCGCATATGTAGCACCCCAGAAAGTATCTTGAAGTTCCATTAAGATCTTACCATTTTCCACCATATGATCATAAATCTCTTTAATTTCAGCATCTGAATCAAAATCTAACACCAATGAAATGTTTGAGCCAACTTCTACAGTTTGATTAGGGAACGTGTCAGATACCATAAAGAACTGTTCACCCATTTCAAAACGCGCGTGTATGATTCGGTGATCCGCTTCTGGTGGAGTTGGAAAATCAGCCTCTCCAAATGTACTAAGGTTCGTAATCTCTCCTTTTAATACCTGCTTGTAAAACTCAAGAGCTTCTTTTGCATTTCCATTAAAAGTTAAATAGGGATTCGTTAATTTAAACATATGAACAACTCCATTCCGTTTTATATTCACATCATAAGAACATTAGTTCGTATATGTCAACTGATTATTTGGTAAAAGTAAATAAAAATTTAAAAAGAAAGGCGTCCATTTTTGTTTAATTCTTCTATAGTTAAAATATTCTAAAAATTGTAACATTAAAGTATAGGAAAGTTCATCAAGACAATCGTTATGAAAAAGGGTGATAGGCGATGTTTAAGCAATCAAGAAAAATGGAGCAGATTCCTCCCTATATGTTTGCTGAGTTTGCTAGGAAAAAAGCCGAGATGATTAAAGCCGGTGTGGATGTCATTGATTTAGGAATCGGTGACCCTGATTTACCAACCCCTGAACATATTGTTGAAAAGCTTGTTGAAGAAGCCCGAAAGCCTGAGAACTCGAAGTACCCTAGTTTTATAGGACATCCTGCTTTTAGAAAAGCAGTCGCCCATTTTTACAAAAGAGAATTTGATGTGGAACTAGATCCAGATACAGAGGTCCTAGCCTTAATCGGATCTAAAGAAGGGATTGCACATATCGTACCAACTGTTTTAAACCCAGGAGATTACTGTTTAATTCCAGATCCAGGGTATCCGCCATATCGTATGGCAACTTATTTAGCCGAAGCAAATGTCCAATATATGCCGCTCAAAAAGGAGAACCAATTCAAGCCTATTTTCACTGACATTCCTCAAGATATCTTACCTTTAGCCAAGCTAATGTTTCTTAATTATCCAGGTAACCCTACTGCGTCAACTGTTGACCTCAAATTTTACGAAGATGCCATTGCCTTTGCCCGTAAACACAATATCATTATTGCACAAGATTCTGCCTATAATATGATCACTTTTCAAAACTATAAAGCTCCTAGTGTTCTCCAAGTGGAAGGTGCAAAGGAGGTTGCTGTAGAGTTTGGCTCATTATCAAAGACTTATAGTATGACAGGATACCGAATTGGATATGTAGTTGGAAACAAGGACGTTATTAAATCGTTGTCTGTCTATAAAAGTAATACAGATACCGGTCAGTTTACACCCATTCAGCTAGCAGCTGCATATGCCCTAAATGGAGATCAAAGCTGTATAGGCAAGCATAACACCATTTATTGGGAGAGAATGAAGGCGATGATTGAGGGTTTAAAGGCTATTGATGTAGAGGTAGAACCACCAAAAGGGTCCTTTTTCATTTGGGCTCCAACACCAAAGGGCTATACCTCAAGTGAATTTGCAAGTACTGTCTTAGAGCAAACGGGAGTGATTATAACACCAGGAAATGCTTTTGGACCATCGGGGGAAGGGTATTTTAGAGTTTCATTGTCTTTACCAAATGATGTTTTAGCCGATGCGATTGATAGAATCAAGAAAAATATAAAATTATCCAAAAAGTGAGAGGAGAAATGTCCATGAATAAACAAACAACATCCCAAACAGGTACAAAAGTACAACAGCAAACCAAAAAATACTTAAACTATATTAATGGTGAATGGGTTGCCTCCGTTTCTGGAAAATTTTCAAAAAATGTGAATCCAGCTACAGGGGAATGCTTAGGTGAAGTTCCACAATCAACAAAAGAAGACGTGGATCTAGCTGTATTAGCAGCTAAGAAAGCTCAAAAGTCTTGGAGGATTGTTCCTGCCCCAGAAAGAGCCGAAATCTTATATGAAGTTGGAAGACTTTTAAAGGAAAAGAAAGAAGAGCTATCACAAATTCTCACAAGTGAAATGGGAAAAGTTATTGCTGAAGCACGAGGGGAAGTTCAGGAAGCTATTGATATGGCTTACTATATGGCAGGAGAGGGTCGCCGGTTATTTGGAGACACAGTTCCGTCTGAATTGCGAAATAAGTTTGCCATGAGCGTTCGTGTGCCAGTCGGAATTGCTGGACTCATTACTCCATGGAACTTTCCTATTGCTATTGCTTCATGGAAGTCCCTTCCAGCCTTAGTAGCAGGAAATGCTGTTGTCTGGAAGCCTGCATCTGAAACTCCATTTTTAGCGGCTGAATTTGTCAAAATTTATGAAGAGGCTGGCTTACCAAAAGGCTTATTAAACTTAGTTTTTGGTAGCGGTGGAGTGGTTGGTAATGCAATTGTTGAGCATCCTGATATAGATATCGTTTCCTTTACTGGTTCCAATGAAATCGGCCGTCAAATCAATGAGCGTGCAGGTGGGATGTTAAAACGGACTTCCCTTGAAATGGGAGGGAAAAATGCTGTTACAGTTCTGGAGGATGCAAATCTAGATCTTGCTGTCGACGGAATTATCTGGAGTGCATTTGGGACAGCAGGTCAAAGATGTACGGCCTGCAGTCGCGTCATTGTACATGAAGCTGTAAAAGAAGAGCTTGAACGAAAATTATTGGAAAGAGTCTCCAAGCTGAAAATTGGAAATGGGTTAGATGAGTCTGTTGATGTTGGTCCGGTTATCAATAAGGCTTCATTAAAGAGAATTGATAACTATGTGAAGATTGGTGTAAAAGAAGGAGCAAAGCTACTGTGTGGTGGTGAAATCTTGTCAGGTGGAGAGTACGATCAAGGTCACTACTACGCACCGACACTTTTTACTGACGTAACGTCTGATATGACGATTGCTCAAGAAGAAATCTTTGGTCCCGTTACTTCTATTATTCCTGTAAAAAGCTTAGAGGAAGCAATTGAGGTCAATAACAGTGTTGAATTTGGACTTTCAAGCTCCATTTTCTCTCAAGATGTGAATCGAGTATTCCAAGCTATGCGTGATTTAGATACGGGAATTGTATATGTGAACGCAGGGACGACTGGGGCCGAGATTCACTTACCATTTGGGGGAACAAAAGGGACTGGAAATGGCCATAGGGATTCTGGTGTTGCGGCACTAGATGTCTTCACTGAATGGAGATCTGTTTATGTAGATTACAGCGGGACTCTTCAGAGGGCTCAAATTGATAACAAGTAAGAGAATCTGATAAAAAGACCCCCTCTTATTTAGAGGGGGATCTTATCAGGAAACAGGCTCTTTATTTTCTTCGTAGCATTGGATTGCAGCATGTAATAACATACAATGTTCGAAATTACTTGTATCCAGAGAGGTTAGTTCCTTTAATTTTTCTAATCGATATATAAGAGTGTTCCGATGGATAAACATGTTCCTTGAGGCTACACTCATATTCATATTATTTTTACAAAACATTGTAAAAGTTTCGGCCAACACATTGTAATTGTCTGCTTCCGTTAATGGTGAGATAAGCTTAATTAGCTTTTTCTTATATTCACCTGTTAGTTCTTTAGAAAGTAATTTTAACAATGTCTCTCTTTCGTTATAAAAGAATATATTAGCATTTGAATCTGTTGCACCAACATTCATCGCTTTTTTGGCATTACTATACGACTCTGAGGCTCCGGAAATACCAGTTCCAATATCACCAACAGAGATGGTTGCGGATACTTTGTACTTTGCTTCTAAAAACGTATTAAGTCGTTGAAGTTTTGCCTCAAGTTGATGCTGCAGTAGAGGAAACGAATGTTCATCGGAAAGTGATTTAAAGATAATAAATCTTTCAATGTTTAAAAAGGAAATTAAGTCATTATTGGATTCATGAAATAGCAAGTAAAGAAAGTCTAGAACTTCCCTTTGAAAATATTGAAGTTGAAAGCTCCCATAAAGGGCTTCATTTGTTTGTTTAGTAGATATGTTCTTTGAGAGAGACTGTATATCAATGAGTAAACAAACTTTATCTGTTTCTAAATCATAATCTAGTAGTTTTGCATACTGATAAATATGTAGGTTAGCATCTGATTCTTTATAGTGAATCATTTGATGAATAAATACTTCAATCATTTTTTCTTTAAGTTCTATCATTTCTTTTCTAAATGCTTCTTGGCACATCATTTCAACATGATTTTTGACTAAGTGAACATATTTCTCGATTTCTCCAGGTTCACCTACAATTCCTAGTACTCCAATGACATTGTTATTAAACCTTATTGGGACAGAAATACCGGGGAGAATTTCATTTTCTATTTCATTTTCACAATTTACCATTCTGTCATTTTTAATAACTTCCAATGAAGGTTTATGGAATAAGCCAATCCGTTTTTTATCAGTGGAACCAATAATATACCCTTCATTATCCGTAATGCTAATGGGGAATTGTAAGACTTCACTTGTCTTTTCAGCAATCCCTTGTGCAATGTGTTCAAGAATTCGCATATACTCACCCTTTCTTGATCCATATGTAATAAGGTTGTTTGTCCATCATACAAAAGAAATAAAAAATCAACTTAATAATACCA
This DNA window, taken from Bacillus carboniphilus, encodes the following:
- a CDS encoding TVP38/TMEM64 family protein, giving the protein MAEWTISIFEQYSNVAIILSIILNTIISILGIIPSVFLTSANIYFWGFWEGTMISFLGEVIGAGVSFLIFRKGGRDLAHEKFGNHPRVRKLLVVQGKEAFFLILSLRLLPFIPSGIITLTAAIGSVSFWVFFVSSSIGKIPALMMEAYSVHEVMEWTVQGKVILAIVGLVIGLYVVKNIKQAKK
- a CDS encoding VOC family protein yields the protein MFKLTNPYLTFNGNAKEALEFYKQVLKGEITNLSTFGEADFPTPPEADHRIIHARFEMGEQFFMVSDTFPNQTVEVGSNISLVLDFDSDAEIKEIYDHMVENGKILMELQDTFWGATYAKVQDPFGIIWELNYTKQQ
- a CDS encoding LL-diaminopimelate aminotransferase, with protein sequence MFKQSRKMEQIPPYMFAEFARKKAEMIKAGVDVIDLGIGDPDLPTPEHIVEKLVEEARKPENSKYPSFIGHPAFRKAVAHFYKREFDVELDPDTEVLALIGSKEGIAHIVPTVLNPGDYCLIPDPGYPPYRMATYLAEANVQYMPLKKENQFKPIFTDIPQDILPLAKLMFLNYPGNPTASTVDLKFYEDAIAFARKHNIIIAQDSAYNMITFQNYKAPSVLQVEGAKEVAVEFGSLSKTYSMTGYRIGYVVGNKDVIKSLSVYKSNTDTGQFTPIQLAAAYALNGDQSCIGKHNTIYWERMKAMIEGLKAIDVEVEPPKGSFFIWAPTPKGYTSSEFASTVLEQTGVIITPGNAFGPSGEGYFRVSLSLPNDVLADAIDRIKKNIKLSKK
- a CDS encoding aldehyde dehydrogenase family protein — its product is MNKQTTSQTGTKVQQQTKKYLNYINGEWVASVSGKFSKNVNPATGECLGEVPQSTKEDVDLAVLAAKKAQKSWRIVPAPERAEILYEVGRLLKEKKEELSQILTSEMGKVIAEARGEVQEAIDMAYYMAGEGRRLFGDTVPSELRNKFAMSVRVPVGIAGLITPWNFPIAIASWKSLPALVAGNAVVWKPASETPFLAAEFVKIYEEAGLPKGLLNLVFGSGGVVGNAIVEHPDIDIVSFTGSNEIGRQINERAGGMLKRTSLEMGGKNAVTVLEDANLDLAVDGIIWSAFGTAGQRCTACSRVIVHEAVKEELERKLLERVSKLKIGNGLDESVDVGPVINKASLKRIDNYVKIGVKEGAKLLCGGEILSGGEYDQGHYYAPTLFTDVTSDMTIAQEEIFGPVTSIIPVKSLEEAIEVNNSVEFGLSSSIFSQDVNRVFQAMRDLDTGIVYVNAGTTGAEIHLPFGGTKGTGNGHRDSGVAALDVFTEWRSVYVDYSGTLQRAQIDNK
- a CDS encoding CdaR family transcriptional regulator, yielding MRILEHIAQGIAEKTSEVLQFPISITDNEGYIIGSTDKKRIGLFHKPSLEVIKNDRMVNCENEIENEILPGISVPIRFNNNVIGVLGIVGEPGEIEKYVHLVKNHVEMMCQEAFRKEMIELKEKMIEVFIHQMIHYKESDANLHIYQYAKLLDYDLETDKVCLLIDIQSLSKNISTKQTNEALYGSFQLQYFQREVLDFLYLLFHESNNDLISFLNIERFIIFKSLSDEHSFPLLQHQLEAKLQRLNTFLEAKYKVSATISVGDIGTGISGASESYSNAKKAMNVGATDSNANIFFYNERETLLKLLSKELTGEYKKKLIKLISPLTEADNYNVLAETFTMFCKNNMNMSVASRNMFIHRNTLIYRLEKLKELTSLDTSNFEHCMLLHAAIQCYEENKEPVS